A segment of the bacterium genome:
ATGCCCTCGTCGCCCAGCCGCTCGTCCAGCCGACCGCGCAGGGACTCCAGGTCCCGGCGCATCCGCCGGGTCTCCAGGGCGCGCTCTATCTGCAGCAGCAGCTCGTCGGGGTTGACCGGCTTGGTGAGGTAGTCGTAGGCCCCGACCCGCATGGCCTCCACGGCGCTCTGGACGGAGCCGTGGCCGGTGAGGACGATGACCGCCAGGTCGGCGTCGCGCATCCGGGCCCGGGTGATGAGATCCATACCCGAGCCCGAGGGGAGGACGAGGTCCACCAGGAGGAGGTCCACCTCGTTGACGGCCAGGGCCTCGCGGGCCTCCTCCACGTCGGCGGCGGTGAGGGTGCGGTATCCGGCGCGCCCCAGGGTGCGCTCCAGCGCCCGGCTCACCTCCGGGTCGTCATCAACGATGAGTACGAGCGGCTTGGACATGGGTCATCCCCCGGCAGGGGTTTTTGTCAATCGGCGGTCCGCGCGGGGGGGCGCGACCCCAGGGTCAGCTCGGCGATGGCGCCGCCCCCGGGGCCTGCCTCCAGCGTCACGTCCCCCCCGTGGAGCCGGGCCACCTTGCGTGCCAGCGGCAGCCCGACCCCCGTCCCGTCGGGCCGGGTCGAGCTGAAGAGCTTGAAATGCGCCTCGGGGTCCGGACCGGGACCGGGGCCGTCGTCGGAGATGGTCACCCGGGCTCCACCCTCGGGCCGGCAGCGGCAGCGGATGAGCCCGCCTTTACCGCAGGCCGCCAGGGCGTTCAAGAGGAGGTTGAGCACGGCCTGGCGCAGAAGCGTCCGGTCGCCCTCCACCGGCGAGGGCCGGCAGTCGCATTCCAGCCGCACGCCGGACTCGCGGAGCTGCGGCTTCAGGAAGGCGGCCAGGTCCAGGCACAGCTCGGCCAGCTCCACCTCCTCCACCCGGAGCGCCGGGGAGCTGGCGAAGTCGCGGAAGGCGGTGGCGATGGCGGCGAGTTGGTCAATCTCCCGCCCGATGGCGTCGGCTATCTCCAGGGTCTCGGCGTCGGCGCCCAGCGCGCGCAGGTCCTCGCGCAGCATCTCCAGGTTGAGACGCATGGCGTTCAGGGGGTTGCGCAGCTCGTGGGCCAGCGCCCGGGCCTGGGTCTCGAAATCCTCCGCCTTCACGACGCTCCCCTTGCCGTGGCCGGGACCCGCGGCGCCACCACCGTAAAAAATTCGTAA
Coding sequences within it:
- a CDS encoding HAMP domain-containing sensor histidine kinase produces the protein MKAEDFETQARALAHELRNPLNAMRLNLEMLREDLRALGADAETLEIADAIGREIDQLAAIATAFRDFASSPALRVEEVELAELCLDLAAFLKPQLRESGVRLECDCRPSPVEGDRTLLRQAVLNLLLNALAACGKGGLIRCRCRPEGGARVTISDDGPGPGPDPEAHFKLFSSTRPDGTGVGLPLARKVARLHGGDVTLEAGPGGGAIAELTLGSRPPARTAD